One Halomonas sp. M4R1S46 genomic window carries:
- the mnmC gene encoding bifunctional tRNA (5-methylaminomethyl-2-thiouridine)(34)-methyltransferase MnmD/FAD-dependent 5-carboxymethylaminomethyl-2-thiouridine(34) oxidoreductase MnmC — MTAPDALPPLAGLTPAHLDWRRDDSGETAPHSTAFDDVYFSRHDGRAETEHVFLAANRLPERFAAWREARPFVVGETGFGTGLNMLCAWACFDARAPAGARLHLVSTEKYPLVRDDLARALAAWPDLAERAAVLLAQWPEPVAGVHRLWLDERVTLDLHLGDTVERLRLLDGRVDAWFLDGFAPARNPEMWRPELFAAMAERSRPGATFATFTCAGVVKRGLTAAGFAWRKVAGFGRKREMLAGEIAAPPADARRRATPWYTPPAPRPARRVAVIGAGIAGTAAAAALARRGVEVILIDRVGPGAGASGNAQGALYVKLAAETNLQSRCYLAGLLHSHRWLTALDPESTLWTPGGVLQLAPNDREVRRQARFLDHHRLPASVVQGVSAAQACALAGVPIDRGGLFYPLAGWVRPDALCRRLAATPGVTSRRGEVQALVPDAGGWRLSLAGEAGLEVDQVVIATAALANRFAQTTALPLQPVRGQVSRLALPEGAPAPRLVVCAGGYVTPPLDGWLTFGATFSPNEADGEVRETDHAANLEELARTLPGYPAALAAAGVALPPENLAGRAAVRAASPDKTPYAGPVPDAAAWREDYAVLAKDATRVPALAGRHHPGLWISAAHGSRGLASAPLAAELIASMICDEPLPLEAPLADHLHPGRRLIADLIRGR; from the coding sequence GTGACCGCCCCCGATGCCCTGCCGCCGCTCGCCGGCCTGACGCCTGCCCACCTCGACTGGCGCCGGGACGACAGCGGCGAGACGGCCCCGCATTCCACCGCCTTCGACGATGTCTACTTCTCGCGCCATGACGGCCGCGCCGAGACCGAGCACGTGTTCCTCGCCGCCAACCGGCTACCCGAGCGCTTTGCGGCCTGGCGGGAGGCACGCCCCTTCGTGGTCGGCGAGACCGGCTTCGGCACCGGCCTCAACATGCTCTGCGCCTGGGCCTGCTTCGACGCCCGGGCCCCGGCCGGGGCCCGCCTGCACCTGGTGTCCACCGAGAAGTACCCGCTGGTCCGGGACGACCTGGCCCGGGCGCTCGCCGCCTGGCCGGACCTCGCCGAGCGCGCCGCCGTGCTGCTCGCCCAGTGGCCCGAGCCGGTGGCCGGCGTGCATCGCCTGTGGCTCGACGAGCGGGTGACCCTCGACCTGCACCTGGGCGATACCGTCGAGCGGCTGCGCCTGCTCGACGGCCGGGTCGACGCCTGGTTCCTCGACGGCTTCGCCCCGGCCAGGAACCCCGAGATGTGGCGGCCCGAGCTGTTCGCCGCCATGGCCGAGCGCTCGCGCCCCGGTGCCACCTTCGCCACCTTCACCTGCGCCGGCGTGGTCAAGCGCGGCCTCACGGCCGCCGGCTTCGCCTGGCGCAAGGTGGCCGGCTTCGGCCGCAAGCGAGAGATGCTGGCCGGCGAGATCGCCGCCCCGCCGGCGGACGCCCGCCGCCGGGCGACGCCCTGGTACACGCCGCCCGCTCCCCGCCCGGCCCGCCGGGTCGCGGTGATCGGTGCCGGCATCGCCGGCACCGCGGCGGCGGCGGCGCTGGCGCGCCGCGGGGTCGAGGTGATCCTGATCGACCGCGTGGGCCCCGGCGCCGGGGCCTCCGGCAACGCCCAGGGCGCGCTCTACGTCAAGCTCGCCGCCGAGACCAACCTGCAGAGCCGTTGCTACCTGGCCGGCCTGCTGCACAGTCATCGCTGGCTCACCGCCCTCGATCCCGAGAGCACGCTGTGGACACCCGGCGGCGTGCTGCAGCTGGCGCCGAACGACCGGGAGGTGCGCCGCCAGGCGCGCTTCCTCGACCACCACCGCCTGCCGGCCAGCGTGGTGCAGGGCGTCTCGGCGGCGCAGGCCTGTGCCCTGGCCGGAGTGCCGATCGATCGCGGTGGCCTCTTCTATCCCCTGGCCGGCTGGGTGCGGCCCGACGCCCTGTGCCGGCGCCTGGCGGCCACCCCCGGCGTGACGTCCCGGCGCGGCGAGGTGCAGGCGCTCGTCCCCGACGCCGGCGGTTGGCGGCTGTCGCTGGCCGGCGAGGCCGGGCTCGAGGTCGACCAGGTGGTCATCGCCACGGCGGCTCTCGCCAACCGCTTCGCGCAGACCACCGCCCTGCCGCTGCAGCCGGTGCGCGGCCAGGTGTCCCGCCTGGCCCTGCCCGAGGGGGCGCCGGCGCCGCGCTTGGTGGTGTGCGCCGGCGGCTATGTCACCCCGCCGCTCGACGGCTGGCTGACCTTCGGCGCGACCTTCTCGCCCAACGAGGCCGACGGCGAGGTGCGCGAGACGGATCACGCCGCCAACCTCGAGGAGCTCGCGCGGACCCTGCCCGGCTATCCGGCCGCCCTGGCGGCGGCGGGCGTGGCACTCCCCCCGGAGAACCTCGCGGGCCGCGCCGCGGTGCGGGCCGCCAGCCCCGACAAGACCCCCTACGCCGGACCGGTCCCCGATGCCGCGGCCTGGCGTGAGGACTATGCGGTGCTGGCCAAGGACGCTACCCGGGTGCCGGCGCTCGCCGGCCGCCATCATCCCGGGCTGTGGATCAGCGCGGCCCACGGCTCCCGGGGCCTGGCCAGCGCGCCGCTGGCCGCCGAGCTGATCGCATCGATGATCTGCGACGAGCCGCTGCCCCTCGAGGCCCCCCTGGCCGACCACCTGCACCCGGGGCGCCGGCTGATCGCCGATCTGATTCGCGGCCGCTGA
- a CDS encoding LysR family transcriptional regulator gives MAERPKEGLPTLKALVAFEAAVRLGSLSAAARALSTTQPAISQRIRGLEEAVGQVLFERGGSGLRPTREGLRFHDEIAPALKTIEGSIRALRGRAESTRPRVLIAADFGFAHLWLLPRLARLEAATPDVELEVVSVDRRAESAARAADIRIHFDAHHDGAERFYPERVFPVCSPAFADRHGLSVASPVDAWCTLPLLHMDERNPRWMDWRRWSLSAGVSYSEPDRLFTYNNYPLLIGAVEAGDGIALGWSPLVGDRLREGRLVALGPAVTRASHGYAVERRHADSTLLRRIVDWMDAELALPAVAPEEAPRP, from the coding sequence ATGGCTGAACGACCCAAGGAGGGATTGCCGACCCTCAAGGCGCTGGTGGCCTTCGAGGCGGCAGTGCGTCTCGGCTCGCTGTCCGCGGCCGCCAGGGCGCTGTCCACCACCCAGCCGGCGATCTCGCAGCGCATTCGCGGTCTCGAGGAGGCCGTGGGCCAGGTTCTCTTCGAGCGTGGGGGGAGCGGATTGCGGCCGACCCGCGAAGGGCTGCGCTTCCATGACGAGATCGCGCCGGCCCTGAAGACCATCGAGGGATCCATCCGGGCGCTGCGCGGTCGCGCCGAGTCGACGCGACCGCGGGTGCTGATCGCGGCCGACTTCGGCTTCGCGCACCTCTGGCTGCTGCCCAGGCTGGCGCGGCTGGAGGCGGCGACGCCGGACGTCGAGCTGGAGGTGGTCTCGGTGGACCGGCGTGCCGAGTCGGCCGCCCGGGCCGCCGATATCCGCATTCACTTCGATGCACACCACGACGGGGCCGAGCGCTTCTATCCGGAGCGGGTCTTTCCCGTGTGCAGCCCGGCCTTCGCCGACCGGCATGGGCTCAGCGTGGCGTCTCCGGTGGACGCCTGGTGCACGCTGCCCCTGCTGCACATGGATGAGCGTAATCCGCGATGGATGGATTGGCGTCGCTGGAGCCTGTCGGCCGGCGTGTCGTATAGCGAACCGGACCGCCTGTTCACCTATAACAACTATCCCCTGCTGATCGGGGCCGTCGAGGCCGGAGACGGCATTGCGCTGGGTTGGTCGCCGCTGGTCGGCGACCGGCTGCGCGAGGGGCGGCTGGTGGCGCTGGGCCCGGCGGTGACGCGTGCCAGCCACGGCTATGCGGTCGAGAGGCGCCATGCCGACAGCACCCTGCTGCGGCGCATCGTCGACTGGATGGATGCCGAGCTCGCCCTGCCGGCCGTCGCCCCCGAGGAGGCACCCCGGCCCTGA
- a CDS encoding TauD/TfdA family dioxygenase gives MMSNPQFRVQTHPPAVFVVDGERRTELPALWLRERCQDAEHLDAVTQQRLFNPHDLAQDLRLIDAEALGEQRARLAFSDGHTGDYDLTRLVAEFDSDDGLPKPHPWDASIDRAAITFDWGRMADRACFRDSLEAFLRYGVIILEKVPTEDGTLVEVGESYGQVRSTNFGQYFEVFSRPASNDLAYRPVPLAPHTDNPYRNPVPGIQLLHCLVNETSGGLSTLVDSLSVVEQLRAEDPEGYRLLASVPVRFRFVDDEVELIERRPMIHLDTTGRPTGVHYSPRLDALPLMDETTTRTFHRARRRLGELFSHPLQRLAFPLQAGELMMFDNNRLLHGRTAYDPNEGRRHLQGCYIDRDGPAGRYRALCR, from the coding sequence ATGATGTCGAACCCCCAGTTCCGAGTCCAGACGCATCCCCCCGCGGTCTTCGTGGTCGACGGCGAGCGGCGAACCGAGCTGCCCGCCCTGTGGCTGCGCGAGCGCTGCCAGGACGCCGAACACCTCGATGCGGTGACCCAGCAGCGCCTGTTCAACCCGCACGACCTCGCCCAGGACCTGCGGCTGATCGACGCCGAGGCCCTGGGCGAGCAGCGCGCCCGGCTCGCGTTCAGCGACGGCCATACCGGCGACTACGACCTGACGCGCCTGGTCGCCGAGTTCGACTCCGATGACGGCCTGCCAAAGCCGCATCCCTGGGATGCCAGCATCGACCGCGCGGCCATCACCTTCGACTGGGGGCGCATGGCCGACCGAGCCTGTTTCCGCGACTCCCTCGAGGCCTTTCTGCGCTACGGCGTGATCATCCTCGAAAAGGTTCCGACGGAGGACGGCACCCTGGTCGAGGTCGGCGAGTCCTATGGGCAAGTGCGTTCGACCAATTTCGGCCAGTACTTCGAAGTCTTCTCCCGCCCGGCATCCAACGACCTGGCCTATCGACCGGTGCCGCTGGCCCCGCATACCGACAACCCCTACCGCAACCCGGTACCGGGTATTCAGCTGCTGCATTGCCTGGTCAACGAGACCTCGGGTGGGCTCTCCACCCTGGTCGACAGCCTCAGCGTCGTCGAGCAGCTGCGCGCCGAGGATCCCGAGGGCTACCGCCTGCTGGCCTCCGTACCGGTGCGCTTCCGCTTCGTCGATGACGAGGTGGAACTTATCGAACGCCGTCCCATGATCCACCTGGATACGACGGGTCGCCCGACGGGCGTGCACTACAGCCCCCGTCTGGACGCCCTGCCGCTGATGGACGAGACGACGACCCGCACCTTCCATCGCGCCCGTCGCCGACTCGGCGAGCTGTTCTCGCATCCCCTTCAGCGCCTGGCCTTTCCTCTGCAGGCCGGCGAGCTGATGATGTTCGACAACAACCGCCTGCTGCACGGCCGCACCGCCTACGATCCGAACGAGGGCCGGCGCCACCTGCAGGGCTGCTACATCGACCGGGACGGCCCCGCCGGGCGCTACCGCGCCCTGTGCCGCTGA